A region from the Leptospira kanakyensis genome encodes:
- a CDS encoding YegP family protein: MSAKFEIYKDKSGEFRFRLKAGNGEIIASSEGYSSKQACENGINSVKTNAASAEIVDQT; the protein is encoded by the coding sequence ATGTCAGCAAAATTTGAAATTTATAAAGACAAATCAGGAGAATTCCGCTTCCGCCTTAAAGCTGGAAATGGGGAAATCATTGCATCAAGTGAAGGTTATTCCTCTAAACAAGCTTGCGAAAACGGCATTAATTCAGTAAAAACTAATGCCGCATCTGCGGAAATCGTAGATCAAACGTAA